tttaaagtaaaagaccaggtgtggtggctcacacctgtaatcccagcactttgtgaggctgaggtgggtggatcacctgaggccaggggttcaagaccagcctggccaacatggtgaaacccagtctctactaaaaatacaaaaattagctgggcatggtggtgggtgcctgtaatcccagctacttgggaggatgaggcaagagaatcacttgaacctaggaggtggaggttgcagggagccaagatcacaccattgcactccagcctaggcaacaagtgcaaaactccataACAACAAAACCCTCAAAGTATGCTTTATATTATATTTGAGCTAGAGACAAGGACTGACACAAACACATGActtacttctatttatttattgttttagacagagtctcactctgtcacccaggcaggagcacagtggtatgacctcagctcactgcaacctctgcctccagggttcaagtgattcccctacctcagcctcccagctagttGAGacctcaggcatgtgccaccacacccagctaatttttgcatttttaatagagaaggggtttcaccatgttggccaggctggtctggaactcctgacctcaagtgatccacctgcctcggtatcccaaagtgttgggattataggagtgagccactgtgccaggccacttCTTTGTATACTTCCTATAAAATGCTTGGCAGATATAATCATTACTGCCTATAGTGAGCATGCTAAGGATTAATAAATTACAGCTTATGAAAGCACAGCTCTTGGGGATATTTTTATGAGATTTACTGAGGATCATTTAATTAACCCATGGTGGCTTATGGAAATCCAGGCACTTGGAGCTTGGGCCCCAGCATCACTCTATCTCACTGGCCTCAACCATTTAAGACAGGAACAACTGATTTGTTTTACTATTTCATGTTatagcttttgtttttcattgtttttaatattttaaatatcaagcTATTAATTATTACATACGTGCAAGGAAACATTTATTCTTGGCTTAAATTTCAGTTTCTCAGTCTAGGGCAGGTCCTTCTAGTCTGGACTCAGTACTCTGAACTTACTAGAATCATGATTACATAACTGTGTATTAGTTGTTAAACGTCTGTAAGGTCTCACAATATAAACTTTATAGAGGCAGGAATAAAATCTGCATTATTTTACCAGTCTCTTTTTGGCCCTTAAACTTAGGATTTTGCCcagattaaaaatggaaatgatgtTTGAAAAACTGAATGGACCTACTACAGAAATACAGGTGAGAGTAACACTTCCAAGAATACTTCCAGACTCATAAAACAATGTATGACTATGAACTGTGCTGCTGATTTTAAATGACAATGTATTTTTAGGTATTCTGGATCAGATGGGAGGAATAGTAGCAATAGAGATAGAAAAATTGAGCCTCCAttccttcatttgtaaaatgaggaacaTACCAGCTGCTCTGTCTACTCAAAGAAACGACTTAATTAATCTGTCATAAAGCCAAGGTAATAGGGATTTTCCTCCATCCTCTATCATTCTAAAGCTACATACTCAAGAATGCTGCCATATGAGACAATTGggaatggaaaaaaccaccaccaccgccaccccACTCGAACACATAATCCAACCAGAGTTAAGAAGGACCCTGGTTCAGACCTGACTGCCTTAGCTCAGGGGCGCCAGGCAAGCTGCTGTCCTGAACTACAACAATGGCAGTCCCCAGTGCTAGCTACATTGCAGGctctcaatgaatatttgttatatGACTGGATGCATGAATGCCTACCTTACAGGACTGTTGAGAAATAAGTGAAAAAGTAGGAAAATAACCATGCACACACATAACACATTagtcccttcttcttcttccatttctcaCAGTGTTCATGATCTCTGATAGTTACAAAGCTGGAGACAGAtggctaagttaaaaaaaaatatccacAGGTAGAATGAGATAAAAATAGCTCTTAAGAACAAAATTTAAGTGTGCTCATTAATTTTGCCATTACGTTATGGCTTTTGCTTTTCCTCAAGATACTTATTATCTAAACTATTGACAAAATGACATAAATGCAAGAGAACAGAGTCATTTCCAAAACAACTGATAAATTACTGAGGAGAACAAGCAGCCTAGTGCCTGGGGGAGCTGGGGGAAGTCACCATGGAAAGATAACTACCCAGGCCGACCTATCAAGTCAGGGAACCAAGTGAAGCACACCAAAATTTCTGAACTCATTGGGTTTGGATAAGACAAGTACTATCTTGAAATGTCTCagtccttcattcttttttgggCAGGTCCAACATGAAGCCTAATTAActacaaagattttaaaaggtaGCTCTGGGGTCAATTTTACACTTTAATAGAATGTAGCACCAAATAATTTCTGTTAAACATTATTAATAAACGTTACTGTATTCTGCTTATGGGACTCAATGACCACCTAGAATTTGGAACACACAAATACAGTGACCTCAAAGCAGATCCCAGATTCTACTTAAATAAAACCATACCTAATATTCTGCCACTAATttattctttcctattttctcttctttctagaaATTCCACTGAAGACCAAAATTCCAGTACACCAATCAAAAGTTTAGAATATTTACACTGCAGTAATCAAAATGAGTACAAGATGTTTTTTAAggatattttaaattagaaaatatgaattCCTCTGACTTAGGTTTTTGAAACTAACATGTACAGATGAAACAGACAACAATGTTTAAGCACTTAACTCTTCAACTACACATGCTCTTAAGATAGGGAGAAAAGTAAACCTCGACTTGCATTCAGGTTGATTTCTTCAAACTAAAAGTCAAGTTCATCAGCCTCATTTCAGAGACGTGGCAGAAGCAAAACTGCTGATTAGAACCTACAGTATTATgacctctctcttcccctcttcctGCTAACATGCCCTAAAGCTAACCCTATCTTGTCACATCCTATACTAGTGTAAAACTATTTCACAACAGCTATTGTTCAACTTTTCATGAAACATGTAATTATAGTGATGAAATAGGTGCCAagacagtttaaaaatataacagtATAGAAGCTTGACTCTTCGTTATGGAAAATTAGACACCAGCCATGAATTAGGTATGTAGTCACTAGTTCTAAATTCTAACATTCTAAAATTTTGGGAAGAAAGAGAAGTCAACCTACCTAGTATAGTGTGCCATATTAGGATTATTTTCTTGGCCAGAGTCACAGAGCAGAGAGATGGAGGGGCTATGAGTACAGGGCTGGTGATTAGAAGAGTGACAGCCACATTCTTTTGCATGAGAAGAGTTGCAAAAGCAGCTGCAAATGCTCAGCCATCAACAGCCTGTGTGCTTGTCAGTGGACACCAGGCCCCAGCAGTTTTCTGCTGAACACAGGAAAGTGGTTAAAAGCAGGACTTGTAAGATATTCACACTGAGATACAGTCAGTCTACAAAACTGGTCTGATCTGAAAATTCTGGGACTTAAAACGGACTGGGGGGTTGTGCAGCGAGAAACTATAGTTGTGAGAAACTGTAGGTAACTGTGAAAGAAACACGGAAAATGTTCATCAGTGCCTATGGCATGACGTctaaccaaaattattttttatacaattcttaatttttaagatttacttttactatatttataatttttatacaacATATTGAAAACAAGAGGCAAAGGTTACTGCCATTAGACAAAGTCACTGTTCATAAAGAACTATTTTATTGCTATCAAGCATAAGTTCAACATGTCTTTATGTCAGATGTTCACACATTGATTCAAGTGGATAGCAAACCCCTCCAGAGAGAAGCAGCCTCCTGAGGTACAGAGCGAGCTTTCTTTGCCAAGTAAAGCTTAACACATATTTCAAGTGAAAACAACCTTTGATTTCAGAACTGCTAACTTATTTTTCTGCTGAATTTAAACAACATATTGAGAACTAATTATAAGTTCTCAGCTGCACAGTTGACTTTTTAACTCCTTCAATTTCTATTAACAGaaaattcagtctttcaccaccaATGAGCCAGTAAATGGAATACCTCAGAGGACGGCCAGCACCTGGAAACCTGCTGCTGAATAATGAAATGTGCTAGAGGCACAGCCAGAATCTCACAGTGGTTTCAGATTCTGGCTGAAAAAGCAGGAAGTTCTTCCTAGTCGAGCACTTTGCACACATCCAAGCTTCTTTTAACAATAAATAGGTTAATTAATGAGTTTCATATTCTCAAATTATAACCTAGATAATTTTCATGGCACACTACTGTTTGGTATCCAAAGTCTTACCTCTCAATATCTAACAGTTTTCTAGGTTAGAAATTGGATTCTCTTCACATGATTAAAATCATGTGGATTTCAGGCAGTTGGCAAGCCACAAGATGTACTTTAGAATGTGATTCACTTACTGAAGCTGAGAAGAGTTACACTGAATTTCTGGCAGGATTACACTTACTTCCTTCAAATTAGGAGAGGAGGTAAAGAAAGCTACACTGGAAGGTTAAGACAAACAATGGACTTCTGCTAAAAacactctcttcttccttttatgCAAAGGCAATTTTCAGTATAAGCAGTAGAAATAAGGAATATATGTTTTGAACTTAAATACTAATAAAGCTTTCATTCCTTCTATGAGGGGAAAATAGCAGGAGCTAAAAATATGTCAGTGAAGCGAAGAAGTTTCACTTGGCCTGGACCATGGTGAACATTTaacacattattattttcttatgttaaGGCTCCTTAAAACAAGACTTCACTTCTTGTTAGATGCTGCCATACATTATGGTACAAATACTCCTGCTCTGTTTCTGAGCATGTAGAGAGCAGAGTTTCGCAgcctcagcactactgacatgctgggctggataattctttgttgtaggaGATCGTCTTGTGCATTGTGGGATGTTTAGCAGCCCCAGCCTCTATTCACCAGATGCCCATTGCACCCTCCTCCCTCTTCAGttataacaaccaaaaatgtctccagacattgccaaacgtACTTTGGGGGACAAAATCGCCCTTGTTTGAGAACTACTAGCTTAGAGTATAAACAAGctaaatagtaaaacaaaaccgagatttatttccttattattttcaATGACATTTCAAATAGCCACAATTCCCAAATCCTCAGCCAAATAACTAAAAAGAATTCAATTTCTGTGAATAGCAATAATGAAGACCCAATCTCAGTTTTATGtataatttgaaatgttttaactTCTAATAGCTTCACCTCAGCAAGCTAACAAACGTATAGgtctaatgttttcatttttaaagtttagcattttgatttttaactttctaaCTGGTCAATGAAAATGAATCCTCATATCTGCACCCAGGACTGAATCTTTTGTCAAATGAGAAAATCTGTTTCTGCTATTTCCAAAAGATCTACTTCCTGCAAATCTCAGATCTACTCTTggaaaggggagaggaagaaagaagcccCCGCTGTGTCTCCAGCAGAGCTCAGGCCTCCTGCCCATACCCATGTGAATAGCACACAGCACTGTGCTCTGCCACAATGTCCACATCTGATAGTAAGTCACTACTGGGAGGGCTTCTTAGAGAATGTCCTCCTTCTTCTCTATTCTGAGTCTTTATTCAAAACAATCATCAAAAATAATTCTTCAAAGAACTCCTTTTGCATATTAACTACTGGTTTTGtcctgtgtgtttttgtttttaaaaacatggctTGTTACTATTTCAGCAACTGGCCTAAAACAAAAGCATTTCATTTGATCAACTTCTCCAAAAGATGTGAGGCCCTATATCATAGACAGaaccattatataaatataactacaaatacatttatatgttaaataaaatggatGCTGACTTTGTCAATGTTCTACTTTTTGGCCTTGCAGATACCACTCTGGCACACAGCCTTATAGAGAATGAGAGTTTGGAAGCAAAGATTATTCACATAAACTTTCTATCTTCATTTTTATGTTGCCTGAGAGAATGAGACCCAAATTATCAGGTTTATTCCTCAAGTTTCCATAGTGACAATGCTTGATCCTCCTGGAATGGCTGTCAAACTCTCTTGAGCTTAAGTTTACTTAGGTTTAAAGATAGATGTTAAAGTTTTTCAGTCTTTTGAAGTTTTGAATAATCATAGTATATTTATCATACCCCAAATTTGATCAGGAAGACAAATGAAAGGCAATCCTGTAAAATTGCCTATCATAGTTTAGGTTGATCGTATGCATCCATAGAAAAAGatgcatgtacacatatacatacacaatttCCCAAAAGGGCACAACTTAAAATGCTTGTGCTACCTCTTGTAtcttccaggcagaagaaaccACAGCAATTATATTCCTGAGAAGAACAGCCCCTGGAAATTAGTAATTATTAGCAGCTTTTCAGATACGAAGACAGCAGATACATACCATCAAAACTACCTTGCTCAGAAGCAAGATGCAACAGCTGATTATATGTTTCAACTGAAGGCTGATAAACGAAAACTCCAGAATTAAAGCAGTCAGGCCACCCTGGGTCTGGTGCTGCTGACAATTCTTCTCTCTCAAAAAGATCGTCAATATTTGCTAGGACCTGATCAAAGGGGAGACAGAGCATTAGAGAAATGTTTTTGCTGAGCATACCCCTCTTAAGTTCTCCCTATGTCATTCAACACAAAAGATGATGACAGCTGTAAGGCAGCCTgggcctcctctcctccttcccctgacACATTTCATGACAGTGGTTCTATCTGAACTTTACTGTCAAGTCTTGACAGCATTCCTCAAATGCCTAACAGGTCTCCATTACCATATATGGCTTCTCTACCCTCAAAGCCACACTCACCAGAGTATCTGCATCCATGAATACACATTTTGAATACTGTGTAAGTGACCAGCAGTGGAGCTTTGTCAGCGTGACACCCAACTCTGGCCTCTTCATTAAGGTTAGATGAGCAGAATCGCCACTGTCCAAGACATCTACCACGATGACTTCATCAAAGACTGTCTCTAAAACTTTTCTGtcaaaataaaatccagaaaagGGCACTTAGCATCTTTTCAGAGAAAGTGACCTGTCTAGTGTTAAGACTGATGCTTTAGTACCCTCTCCATCGATTACTAGAAGAATGTATTGCTTTGGTAGAATACATACCCTTAAAtctattctaattttattccaggacaaattgtgtttatttgcatGTCCAGTTAACTTCACTAAAGTAGTAAGAACTGCTTATGGTGAGGATGAAAtgcttttcttaaaacattattataGAAGCAATTGTTTTTTACTGTATCACTGAATAGCAGGCAGGCTGTGGCAAGAGTTCGCAAAAATGTGTAAAGGGCTACATTTATTAGGTTTCCATTTTATAGAATCCAATATAGCCAGCATTTATTATATGCTGAGCACTCTGTTTAAGTATAATGAGACATTCACTTTGGTTTGTGAGGTACAACACTTCTCTATGCACCAATTAAGTAAGgctttattttagaaagttcttGAAGGTGGATTAGTAGGTAGACTTGGGTAAGACACTAAATGGAGCACAAGAAAAAACACAGGATGAAAACGTATCATCATTAAAAGTTTAGCATAACATCAAAGATGCGGAACAAAACTGATATTGTATTCTGTCTCCAAAGCTGTACAAAAGTATGTTCCAGTTCACATAGTAAACTTGATGTTTTTGAGGAAAAACAAATGGGAGCATCGTTGACCCAAGTaaattgatggtggtgatgagaaatgcaaaatgcaagaCTAGATCTGGTTTTTTAGACATATCCTAATAGACTACAAATCAGGGTTCACACATTAGGAGACAGCCTTTTTGGCATCTTCCTAAATTACCATTTAGGAACAAGGCTGTTAGTGTGAaagatacatgtatgcatatataatacCTACTTTTTAGAGACCCTTGGCCTGTGCTTatattttttgggaaaaaaaaaaaaaaagagtcacaaaAGGGGCATTTTCAATTTCTTAGAGGGCAAGAAGaccacaaaaataaacacatcacAAAGCTGCTAGTGTGtccagatatttttaaagttagtacTAGGGACTAGGTAGCTCATTCAGatacttccatttttttctcttttttttttgagactgagtcttgctctgttgcccacttgtgagccactacgcccagccagaTGCTTCAAACTTTAATTCCATCAGATCAAAATGAACTAACCAATCATGAAGCAGTTTATATCCTTTAGTGTGGTTCCCCTAGTAAAACCTAGTTCAGAAAGCCCTTTGGTAAAGATTCTAGTATATTATATTGTAAATAAAGATCTTTAGCTTACAAATGTCAACCGGCAATGGAGAAAATAGCTACTTTTCTAAGTCACCTGAGAGTTACCTAGTTTGCAACATGAAACATGCGGCCCCTGCTGCATCTGGGGAAAGGAATGCCCATGAATTGTGACTGCATAAAGGTGCATATAAGCAAGGAATGCCTGGCACAGTCCTTCAGATCACCCAGGGAGAATGGAATGAAGGAAGATGACTCCTTCTGCTCCTAGGTGGAATCAGAAAGTGTGGGCCAGCACACCACCTTCCAGAAAAGTATTTAGATGGAGTATCGCCCAAAAGCTAGGAAGAGGTTTCAAATCCAGAAGTCCTTCACTCAGCATCTCTCATTTTTCTCTACCAGGTGCTCAACTCCTGAAAAGAGCACTGCCTCAATGTCCAGTGGTGCCAGAACCAGGGAGAAGGATGTCAGAGCCCCTGCGGATGGTGGCTGGGCAGCAAGGTCCTCACCTCATGGAGTCTGAGACCTGTGGGGTGGCAAGCACGACCAGCTTCCTGGTGGTCCTGTGCTGTTTCAGAGATGAGCCCAAGACTAGGGCACCTTTGGCGTAGGCATCGTTTGTGGTCAGTGTCACAAAGGCCTGATCttaatacaaagaaagaaaaacactcatTACAATATATTATCTGGAGAAAGCCTTTTCCCCAGGAACCCATCCAAACAGTAATTTAGCAAAACCAGTTCGTCTATCATCAACTTTCTCTACGAATAAAGCAGTAGCCTCTTTGGGGAGAAAACCCTAAGTACCCACTTCAGAAATGGTTCAAGATCATAGCAGGCACATATGGCAACCTTCAAGAGGTTGATTAAGCTATTGAAATTAAGTCCAATTTAGAGTCCTGACATGCTAAATTCTCAGACAAAACAATAGGTTAATACCCAGAGTTTGAACTCCAGGCAATTAACAGATGGTAATGAAGAGATCAAGTCatgcattttctgtttcttctacaAGGTACTGTAGGCAGTGTTTTCAGCCAAGCACAAAACCAACTGTCAAATTCAATTCAGACAGTCTGAAAGCAGAGTGTACATTCTTCATTCTGGTGCTATGTTTATGCCATGCctcaggcatttatttatttatttattcatttattttttgagacagggtctcactctgtcacccaggctggagtgcagtggtgtgatcatagctcactgcagccccggaCTTCAGGCATCTTATATATAACTGTTTCCACAACCTGGAGCAAAAGCTCCCCTGCCCCAGTATCCCTGAAGAATCACATTGACTCTCTCCTCAAATATTAGCACCTCAGAGAGGTCTTCCCTCCCTGATGCTTCTATCTAAATAGTGATCATCACTGATAGATTTGGAGATCACCTAAGAATTCCTAACCAACCTGCCTGcttttctttgaagaagaaagaaggtgCAGGTCCATCCTGCATCCTTTCCCTTCCCGCCTCCACCCAACAGACACACATTCCAATCTCCAATCATCACTTAGTTGCCACGTGGATTTTTCTTCTTACTGAACAGTCCCTACCCTCCTAAGACCTTTAGGACAAGCTTCAAGATTCTTGTCATTCCCTGGGACAATTCTGGGCCACGTTCTGTCTCCaagaaatattagcaaattggTGGGCACGCAAATGTCTAGGACACTTCAGATCAAGCTCTGGTAGGAGTCATTTGTCTATCAGGAGTTGGGAcattttgtcatgaagtccttctcTTTCTGTTCTGGATTTCCTCATTCTCCCTTGCCCATTTTCCAAGGTGGAGGCTAGAAACGGTGGAAATTCCACTGAGAAGTGAGAGGAAGTTGTGGGTTGCCTAGTGGGCCAACGCATCCCTCGGCTGCTGACTTGACGGCCACCTTCACGCATTTTATTGGGCCCTCAACCAGGCCAGGCCAACCACTAAGTTGTACGAAGACGAGTTCCCCAACCCACGGAGAGCCACTGGCTTCCCAGCCATTCACACTCTAGGAAAGCTCTGAACAATGGTGACACCTGTCCCTTGACAGGCCCATCAACATCTGCCTGTACTTGCTTCTATTATCTTCAGCCCATTATAATATCTTATGATGGGTAACACTGCAGTCAGTCTGCACCAAAGATACTTAAACTGGGGAAAATGAATGATAATTTAATTCAGAGGAAGTCCAGGTTCCAGGAGATCatggagaaaaatgtaataaGGAGAGCAAGATTCAAGGATTTTAGGAAGTAAGGATATGGATGATTTCCAAGATTAAATAAGGGACAGAACAAATGCTTAGCACACAGGTTAGAacaccagactagccaacattaCAAATGACAAAGAAAGACCAATGACAGCTGGGTAGGAGTTTAATCTTCCTAAAGACGGCTGAACTCTGGGTTACACCTGCAATCTTTGCGGCAGTTCAATTGCTGTAATAACCCTGGCTATTTAGCGTCAATGACACGGAAGGACCAGCTAACTCGGAGCTTCCCAGTGCTGGGGCTGATTCGTGGAGTGGCCCGGACGCCTCGCAACAAGTGAAGCCAAAGCTTGCGCCCTCCCACCTGACGGGGCCCGCACCCGGGGACGCTATTCCAACTCCCGGCTTCCCGCAACCCGGCCCCAAAGGCCTAAAAATAGGCTCGGCGTGGCTgtcggggccggggccggggccggggcgggCGGCGGAGGAGCCGGGCGGAGGCCGCGGTATTCCCGCCTTGAGGCCCCCGCTTCCCGGGGTTCCGAGCCGCCAGAGGCCAGGGTGGCTCCCCACGATGCCGCTGCGCCCCGGGACTCCCGCCTGGAGCCCCCAGGCGAAccggctccccacccccacaccgcCCCGCCTCAGCTGCTCTGCCTGCCGGCCCTTTGCTGTTGAGAGCAGGAGGAAGGGCTAGGAGACGGAAGCAGGAACGAGGGCTTCGGCCGAGGGCCCGGGCTCTGCCCGGCTGCCCCCATCGCTGCACTCCTGTGGGCGGCGGGGCGGCCGCTGACGCAGGCAGAAGCACGCTCGGCTGCAGCCAGCCAGCAACTTTGCGGCGGTCTAGTCCAGCCGGGAACACCCCGGGGCTGAGGgcggaggaggagaagggaggcgGCGGCTGGGCGGGGAGCCGGGGTCCCGGGGCTGGCGGCGGCGCGCTGCGCGGCGGTACCTGTCATGGTGCTGCCGGGGGCGCAGGCGGCCGGGGCAGCCGCAGGTTGGTGGCTCAGAGAAGCCGGCACCGGGAAGGAGCGCGGCCAGCGAGGAGGCACCGCGGGAGCCGAGCGTCTGCCCCGTGCGCTCTTATAGCGGCCGTCACGTGGCCGCGCACGCTCTCGCTGCCGTCCGCATCCTCCCAGCTGCGCGGCCGACGGGGGCGGTGGCCCGCGGAACTGCGGCACCCAAGTCCCCCTcggcccctcctccctcccccggGGCTGGGCTGCAGCTGCGGCTCACCGGTGACTATGGTCCTGCTTCTGACCTCAACCGCGCGCCCCCATGTCCCcactgagcctgggagtttaaggGGGACTTTGGGGAGGAGTGTGGCATCAAACTCCCCAAGAAGCCAAGGGTTAGGGAaccttaaaaaataagcaaataaacgcCCTTGTTAAAATCATGCGTCTGGACCgcttgaataaaaataaagtttaattacGCCTTTTCAGAATTTCCGTGGGCCTTTATAATCATTCTTTAGTATACTCACAATGGTTTTGTGGCTTTAACCTAAAAAATATGGTGACTCTTtggtaaatgttatttaaattcttGGAGCCATCTGCATCAGTTAGGCATGTAAGTGCTTCATTTAATTATTGTACCAACTCAGTGAGATGTTAAtatactcattttacagaaaagttaaattagttttctttctttcttttttttttttttttgtagagacagggtttcaccatgttggccacgctggtctcaaactcctggcctcaagtgatctgccagcctcggcctcccaaagtgctaactTTTCTATAGTCATATAAGTGGAGAAAGTATGATTTAAACCCTGGCAGTTTGTTTACAGAATCAACCTTCCCACCCAAAAAGTCTTGGTGCCTCTTGTACACAGGGCCTCCAAAAAGGTAAGTAAATTATGGTAACTGGTTAGGTAATGTTTTGATTAACCTGTTTCACAAGTCTTGAAATGGTCCGTTTGTCATTTTTCTGGGAAGTTGAGAAATAGCTTTAATGTGATCACATCCTTCTCCGCTCCCTATCCCCAGCCCAAACACAGCACAAGCCTCAGGTAGTTCAGTTCTCTGTGAACAATAATTGCTCGGTAAATGCTGAGTGAATACTGCAAAGCCATTTGGAAACCAATCAGGAAGTTGACATCAGTTCAAAAAGCAAAATAGATGCTTTAGAATAAGTGATTTATTTGCAAAGGTGGTACTGCTGTCCTCAAACCAATTATATCACTGTTCACTCGTGTGGACCTGGATGGCctacatcagaatcacttgggggCACTAGTTAAAGCAT
This genomic stretch from Callithrix jacchus isolate 240 chromosome 17, calJac240_pri, whole genome shotgun sequence harbors:
- the GYG1 gene encoding glycogenin-1 isoform X5, with the protein product MTDQAFVTLTTNDAYAKGALVLGSSLKQHRTTRKLVVLATPQVSDSMRKVLETVFDEVIVVDVLDSGDSAHLTLMKRPELGVTLTKLHCWSLTQYSKCVFMDADTLVLANIDDLFEREELSAAPDPGWPDCFNSGVFVYQPSVETYNQLLHLASEQGSFDGNKQVQFLINTVVSPWLQGGDQGILNTFFSSWATTDIRKHLPFIYNLSSISIYSYLPAFKVFGASAKVVHFLGRVKPWNYTYDPKTKSVKRRCLRSHITSVPWGDPSYGTAFCILGRTEGAVGTRPGRLYGSRFL